A region from the Cryptosporangium arvum DSM 44712 genome encodes:
- a CDS encoding DUF503 domain-containing protein, with amino-acid sequence MFTGTLEFDVVLPADSRSLKAKRGYVRPVVAALRRLEVSAAEVDQLDLHGRAAIGVAAVASTAKHVGEVLDACERLVAGRPELELLSVRRRLHSGDDE; translated from the coding sequence GTGTTCACCGGCACGTTGGAATTCGACGTCGTGCTGCCCGCGGACAGCCGCAGCCTGAAGGCCAAGCGGGGTTACGTCCGGCCGGTGGTGGCCGCGCTACGCCGGCTCGAGGTCTCGGCGGCCGAGGTCGACCAGCTCGACCTGCACGGCCGGGCCGCGATCGGGGTGGCGGCCGTCGCCAGTACCGCCAAGCATGTGGGCGAGGTCCTGGATGCCTGCGAACGGCTGGTCGCGGGTCGTCCGGAGTTGGAACTGCTCTCGGTTCGTCGTCGGCTGCACTCGGGCGACGACGAGTAA
- a CDS encoding bifunctional riboflavin kinase/FAD synthetase, whose amino-acid sequence MLRWRGLADDPPDWNRTVVTIGVFDGVHRGHRALIEAAVRESAALLPVPHPSGTGAPPVVVVTFDPHPAAVLHPASAPDRLTTLDHRAVLLEALAADGLTVDGLCTLPFTPELARLSPEEFVRAVLVEHLRAAAVVVGENFRFGHKAEGDVALLRRLGAEHGFEVRTVALLTDGAGTVSSSRIRADVTEGEVERAAAALGRPHRVEGVVVRGDQRGRELGFPTANLSSPAFTSVPEDGVYAGWLVRDPARHAGDREVPLPAAISIGTNPTFAGERARRVEAYILDFDEDIYDERVAVDFAARLRPTVAFSSVDALITQMNADVARVRELLLGG is encoded by the coding sequence GTGCTGCGGTGGCGCGGGCTGGCGGACGACCCGCCGGACTGGAACCGGACCGTCGTCACGATCGGCGTCTTCGACGGCGTTCATCGAGGTCATCGGGCGTTGATCGAGGCCGCGGTCCGTGAGTCGGCGGCGCTGCTCCCGGTGCCGCACCCGTCCGGTACCGGCGCGCCCCCGGTCGTCGTCGTGACGTTCGACCCGCACCCGGCGGCCGTGCTCCACCCCGCGTCGGCTCCCGACCGGCTGACCACGCTCGACCACCGCGCGGTCCTGCTCGAGGCGCTGGCGGCCGACGGCCTGACCGTCGACGGTCTGTGCACGCTTCCGTTCACGCCCGAACTGGCCCGGCTCTCGCCGGAGGAGTTCGTCCGCGCGGTGCTCGTCGAGCACCTGCGTGCGGCGGCCGTGGTCGTCGGCGAGAACTTCCGGTTCGGCCACAAGGCCGAGGGCGACGTCGCGCTGCTGCGGCGGCTCGGTGCCGAGCACGGGTTCGAGGTGCGTACGGTGGCGCTGCTCACCGACGGCGCGGGCACGGTCTCCAGCAGCCGCATCCGGGCCGACGTCACCGAGGGCGAGGTCGAGCGCGCGGCGGCCGCGCTGGGGCGCCCGCACCGCGTCGAAGGTGTGGTCGTTCGCGGTGATCAGCGCGGACGTGAGCTCGGCTTCCCGACCGCGAACCTGTCGTCGCCGGCGTTCACCTCGGTGCCCGAGGACGGTGTCTACGCCGGCTGGCTGGTGCGTGACCCGGCCCGCCACGCGGGCGACCGGGAGGTCCCGCTGCCCGCCGCGATCAGCATCGGCACCAACCCGACGTTCGCCGGTGAGCGCGCGCGCCGGGTCGAGGCGTACATCCTCGACTTCGACGAGGACATCTACGACGAGCGCGTCGCGGTCGACTTCGCCGCGCGCCTGCGTCCCACGGTCGCGTTCTCGTCGGTCGACGCGCTGATCACCCAGATGAACGCCGACGTCGCGCGAGTACGCGAACTGCTCCTCGGCGGCTAG
- the infB gene encoding translation initiation factor IF-2, translating to MAGKARVHELAKELGIPSKDVLNKLKELGEFVKSASSTIEAPVARRLREAYTSPSSSGGNGGGRKPGPPSGPRPPRNTPSPSVMARPQGTASAQDIEVKAEQARAAELKAAQQAQAAAARAAASAPADRRPTPGPRPGPRPNPAPAEAAAPPAAERPAPGQGGNPRPGPRPGPAQRSAPRPGNNPFGVGPGTPAQQPPRPGPRPAAAAGQGGAGGQAPAGPQGGPRPGPGGPRPGPRPSPQQGGDRPGGPRQGDRPGGARPGAGGPRPGGSGGPGGPRPGGSGGPGGPRPNPGMMPPRPNPGMMPGRPAGGGPGRGGPGGRPGGPGAGGGGGRPGGGGGFRPGGGGGGGGRPGGGGGFRPGGGGGGGGTGAPGGGFRPGGGGGRPGGGGRGRGGAAGAFGRPGGRGPVRGRKSKKQRRQEFDNLSAPTMGSGAPRGNGEVIRLPRGASLSDFADRINANPGSLVQEAFGLGEMVTATQSCTDETLQLLGVHLGYEVQIVSPEDEDRALLARFDIDLDQEYADEKLVTRPPVVTVMGHVDHGKTKLLDAIRHTKVAEGEAGGITQHIGAYQVDAHVNGEDRSITFIDTPGHEAFTAMRARGAKSTDIAILVVAADDGVKPQTIEALNHAQAAEVPIVVAVNKIDKEGANPAKVRQQLTEYGLVAEEYGGDTMFVDISAKSRINIDGLLEAVCLTADASLDLRAPVDVPAQGVAIEGHLDRGRGPIATVLVQRGTLRVGDSIVAGEAHGRVRAMLDDSGSQVAEAGPSSAVQVLGFTAVPGAGDTFLEVSEDRVARQIAEQRQARERNAQLAASRGRPTLETLLERMKEGEKTQLNLILKGDGSGAVEALEDALAKIEISDEVSLRIIDRGVGAITETNVMLASASDAVIIGFNVRPQGKASELADREGVDIRYYSVIYAAIEDIENALKGMLKPEYEEVQLGTAEIREVFRSSKFGNIAGVLVRSGDIRRNSKARLIRDGAVVADNLQVHSLKRFKDDVTEVREGYEAGIGLGSFNDIKIDDVIETFEMREKPRS from the coding sequence GTGGCAGGCAAGGCCCGCGTACATGAACTCGCCAAGGAACTGGGTATCCCCAGCAAAGATGTGCTGAACAAGCTCAAAGAGCTCGGCGAATTCGTGAAATCGGCCTCATCCACGATCGAGGCGCCAGTGGCGCGTCGGTTGCGGGAGGCATACACCTCGCCGTCGTCATCCGGCGGCAACGGCGGCGGGCGCAAGCCCGGTCCGCCCAGCGGCCCCCGGCCGCCCCGCAACACCCCGTCTCCGTCGGTGATGGCCCGCCCGCAGGGCACGGCCAGCGCCCAGGACATCGAGGTCAAGGCCGAGCAGGCCCGGGCCGCTGAACTGAAGGCGGCCCAGCAGGCTCAGGCGGCGGCTGCCCGTGCGGCGGCCTCGGCCCCGGCCGACCGGCGTCCCACGCCCGGTCCGCGTCCGGGTCCGCGCCCCAACCCGGCTCCGGCCGAGGCTGCGGCTCCGCCCGCGGCCGAGCGTCCGGCGCCCGGCCAGGGCGGCAACCCGCGTCCCGGTCCGCGTCCCGGCCCCGCGCAGCGCTCCGCGCCGCGTCCGGGCAACAACCCGTTCGGGGTCGGCCCCGGCACTCCGGCGCAGCAGCCCCCGCGGCCCGGTCCGCGTCCGGCTGCGGCCGCAGGCCAGGGCGGTGCCGGCGGTCAGGCTCCGGCCGGTCCCCAGGGTGGTCCGCGTCCGGGCCCCGGCGGCCCGCGTCCGGGTCCGCGTCCCAGCCCGCAGCAGGGTGGCGACCGTCCCGGTGGCCCGCGTCAGGGTGACCGTCCCGGTGGCGCCCGTCCGGGCGCCGGCGGTCCGCGTCCGGGTGGTTCCGGCGGTCCGGGCGGTCCCCGTCCGGGCGGTTCCGGTGGCCCCGGTGGCCCCCGTCCCAACCCCGGCATGATGCCGCCGCGGCCGAACCCGGGCATGATGCCCGGTCGTCCGGCCGGTGGTGGCCCCGGCCGTGGCGGCCCCGGTGGCCGTCCCGGTGGTCCCGGCGCCGGTGGCGGTGGCGGTCGTCCCGGTGGCGGTGGCGGTTTCCGTCCCGGCGGTGGCGGTGGCGGTGGCGGTCGTCCCGGTGGCGGTGGCGGTTTCCGCCCCGGTGGCGGTGGCGGTGGCGGCGGTACCGGTGCTCCCGGTGGCGGTTTCCGTCCCGGTGGCGGCGGTGGCCGTCCCGGTGGTGGCGGTCGTGGCCGCGGCGGTGCCGCGGGTGCGTTCGGCCGTCCCGGCGGGCGTGGCCCGGTCCGTGGGCGGAAGTCCAAGAAGCAGAGGCGTCAGGAGTTCGACAACCTCTCCGCGCCGACGATGGGCTCGGGTGCCCCGCGCGGTAACGGCGAGGTCATCCGGCTTCCGCGTGGTGCGTCGCTGTCCGACTTCGCCGACCGGATCAACGCGAACCCCGGTTCGCTGGTCCAGGAGGCCTTCGGTCTCGGCGAGATGGTGACCGCGACCCAGTCGTGCACCGACGAGACGCTGCAGCTGCTCGGTGTGCACCTCGGCTACGAGGTGCAGATCGTCAGCCCCGAGGACGAGGACCGTGCCCTGCTGGCCCGGTTCGACATCGACCTCGACCAGGAGTACGCGGACGAGAAGCTCGTCACGCGGCCCCCGGTGGTCACCGTCATGGGCCACGTCGACCACGGTAAGACCAAGCTGCTCGACGCCATCCGGCACACGAAGGTGGCCGAGGGCGAGGCCGGCGGCATCACCCAGCACATCGGTGCCTACCAGGTCGACGCGCACGTCAACGGCGAAGACCGGTCGATCACCTTCATCGACACCCCGGGTCACGAGGCGTTCACCGCCATGCGTGCTCGCGGTGCGAAGTCGACGGACATCGCGATCCTCGTGGTCGCGGCCGACGACGGTGTGAAGCCGCAGACGATCGAGGCGCTCAACCACGCCCAGGCGGCCGAGGTGCCGATCGTGGTCGCGGTGAACAAGATCGACAAGGAAGGCGCCAACCCGGCGAAGGTGCGCCAGCAGCTCACCGAGTACGGGCTGGTCGCCGAGGAGTACGGCGGCGACACGATGTTCGTCGACATCTCCGCGAAGTCCCGGATCAACATCGACGGTCTGCTCGAGGCGGTCTGCCTCACCGCGGACGCGTCGCTGGACCTCCGGGCGCCGGTCGACGTGCCGGCCCAGGGTGTCGCGATCGAGGGTCACCTCGACCGTGGCCGCGGCCCGATCGCGACCGTCCTGGTCCAGCGCGGAACGCTCCGCGTCGGTGACTCGATCGTCGCCGGTGAGGCGCACGGCCGAGTCCGGGCGATGCTCGACGACAGCGGTTCCCAGGTCGCCGAGGCGGGTCCGTCCAGCGCGGTGCAGGTGCTCGGCTTCACCGCCGTTCCCGGTGCCGGCGACACGTTCCTGGAGGTCTCCGAGGACCGGGTGGCCCGGCAGATCGCCGAGCAGCGGCAGGCGCGCGAGCGCAATGCCCAGCTCGCGGCGAGCCGTGGACGCCCGACTCTCGAGACCCTGCTCGAGCGGATGAAGGAAGGCGAGAAGACCCAGCTCAACCTCATCCTCAAGGGTGACGGTTCCGGTGCGGTCGAGGCCCTCGAGGACGCTCTGGCGAAGATCGAGATCTCCGACGAGGTGTCCCTGCGGATCATCGACCGCGGTGTCGGTGCGATCACCGAGACCAACGTCATGCTGGCGTCGGCCTCCGACGCGGTCATCATCGGCTTCAACGTCCGGCCCCAGGGCAAGGCGAGCGAGCTGGCCGACCGCGAAGGCGTCGACATCCGCTACTACTCGGTCATCTACGCGGCGATCGAGGACATCGAGAATGCCCTCAAGGGCATGCTCAAGCCGGAGTACGAAGAGGTCCAGCTGGGTACCGCGGAGATCCGTGAGGTCTTCCGCTCCAGCAAGTTCGGCAACATCGCCGGTGTGCTCGTCCGTAGCGGCGACATCCGGCGTAACTCCAAGGCCCGCCTCATCCGGGACGGCGCCGTGGTGGCCGACAACCTCCAGGTGCACTCGCTCAAGAGGTTCAAGGACGACGTCACCGAGGTCCGCGAGGGCTACGAGGCCGGTATCGGTCTCGGCTCCTTCAACGACATCAAGATCGACGACGTCATCGAGACCTTCGAGATGCGGGAAAAGCCCCGGTCGTGA
- the rbfA gene encoding 30S ribosome-binding factor RbfA — translation MADAARARKLAVRIREIVAENLRTQVKDPRLGMVTVTDVKVTADLHDATVFYTVYGDDADRAATAAALESARGVLRSAVGRQTGVRFTPTLAFSLDEVPDTAKHIDELLAEAKAADAEVQRKAAGATYAGDADPYKHDDEDEDEDAPVPAPDAAAVEAGIDIAGRGGR, via the coding sequence ATGGCTGACGCAGCACGGGCGAGGAAGCTCGCCGTCCGGATCCGGGAAATCGTCGCGGAGAACCTCCGCACGCAGGTGAAGGACCCCCGCCTGGGCATGGTGACGGTGACCGACGTCAAGGTCACCGCGGACCTGCACGACGCGACCGTGTTCTACACGGTCTACGGCGACGACGCCGACCGCGCCGCCACCGCCGCGGCGCTGGAGAGCGCCCGGGGTGTCCTGCGCAGCGCGGTCGGACGCCAGACCGGCGTGCGGTTCACGCCGACGCTGGCGTTCAGCCTCGACGAGGTGCCCGACACCGCCAAGCACATCGACGAGCTGCTCGCCGAGGCCAAGGCGGCCGACGCCGAGGTACAGCGGAAGGCGGCCGGGGCCACTTACGCCGGCGACGCCGACCCGTACAAGCACGACGACGAGGACGAGGACGAGGACGCGCCGGTGCCCGCCCCCGACGCCGCCGCCGTCGAGGCCGGTATCGACATCGCGGGCCGGGGCGGCCGGTGA
- the rpsO gene encoding 30S ribosomal protein S15 gives MALAADVKKEIIAEYSTVENDTGSPEVQVALLSRRINDLTEHMKAHKHDHHSRRGLLLLVGRRRRLLNYLAKTDINRYRSLIERLGLRR, from the coding sequence GTGGCGCTCGCCGCAGACGTCAAGAAGGAAATCATCGCCGAGTACTCGACGGTGGAGAACGACACCGGCTCCCCGGAGGTCCAGGTCGCGCTGCTGTCCCGGCGCATCAACGACCTGACCGAGCACATGAAGGCGCACAAGCACGACCACCACAGCCGCCGTGGGCTGCTGCTGCTGGTCGGCCGTCGTCGTCGGCTGCTCAACTACCTCGCCAAGACCGACATCAACCGCTACCGGTCGCTCATCGAGCGGCTCGGCCTGCGTCGCTGA
- a CDS encoding polyribonucleotide nucleotidyltransferase, with protein MSEHTVTEVVATINNGNHPSREIRFSTGRFARQAAGSVTAQLGDTLVLSATTASKSPKEHFDFFPLTVDVEERMYAAGRIPGSFFRREGRPSEDAILTCRLIDRPLRPTFVKGLRNEVQVVVTVMSLDPDTLYDVVAINAASLSTQLAGLPFNGPIGATRMAFVGGDWIAFPTHTELATATFDMVVAGRVTEAGEVAIMMVEAEATADTVALIAGGAPAPTEEVVAAGLEAAKPAIKALVEAQAEVAAKAAKPTGEFPVFLDYQDDVFEAVSAAVSTELDAALRIAPKQERETELDRVKGLAVERVGAQFEGREKEIGGALKALTKKLIRQRVLRDKVRIDGRGLTDIRTLSAEVEILPRVHGSALFERGETQILGVTTLNMLRMEQQLDTLAPETRKRYMHNYNFPPYSTGETGRVGSPKRREIGHGALAERALVPVLPSREEFPYAIRQVSEALGSNGSTSMGSVCASTMSLLNAGVPLKAPVAGIAMGLISDTVDGKTEYVALTDILGAEDAYGDMDFKVAGTKEFVTALQLDTKLDGIPSEVLAGALTQAKDARLTILEVMGEAIDGPDEMSPFAPRVTTVTIPVDKIGAVIGPKGQMINSIQDDTGADITIEDDGTIYVGASDGPSAQAAVDRINAIANPTMPKVGERYLGTVVKTAAFGAFVSLVPGKDGLVHISKLGNGKRIGKVEDVVKVGDKLQVEITDIDARGKISLVPVKDEAAPAAQSAETAESAPAETPA; from the coding sequence ATGTCAGAACACACCGTGACCGAGGTCGTCGCGACCATCAACAACGGCAACCACCCGTCGCGGGAGATCCGCTTCAGCACCGGCCGGTTCGCCCGGCAGGCCGCGGGTTCGGTGACCGCCCAGCTCGGCGACACGCTCGTGCTGTCGGCCACCACGGCGTCCAAGAGCCCGAAGGAGCACTTCGACTTCTTCCCGCTCACGGTCGACGTCGAGGAGCGGATGTACGCCGCGGGTCGTATCCCCGGCTCGTTCTTCCGCCGCGAGGGCCGGCCCAGCGAGGACGCGATCCTCACCTGCCGCCTGATCGACCGCCCGCTGCGCCCGACGTTCGTCAAGGGCCTGCGCAACGAGGTCCAGGTCGTCGTGACGGTCATGTCGCTCGACCCGGACACGCTCTACGACGTCGTCGCGATCAACGCCGCTTCGCTCTCCACCCAGCTCGCCGGCCTGCCGTTCAACGGCCCGATCGGCGCCACCCGGATGGCGTTCGTCGGTGGCGACTGGATCGCGTTCCCGACCCACACCGAGCTGGCCACCGCCACGTTCGACATGGTCGTCGCCGGCCGGGTCACCGAGGCCGGTGAGGTCGCGATCATGATGGTCGAGGCCGAGGCCACCGCCGACACCGTCGCGCTGATCGCCGGGGGCGCGCCCGCGCCCACCGAGGAGGTCGTCGCCGCCGGTCTCGAGGCCGCGAAGCCGGCCATCAAGGCCCTGGTCGAGGCGCAGGCCGAGGTGGCGGCCAAGGCCGCGAAGCCGACCGGCGAGTTCCCCGTCTTCCTCGACTACCAGGACGACGTGTTCGAGGCCGTCTCCGCCGCGGTCAGCACCGAGCTGGACGCCGCGCTGCGGATCGCCCCGAAGCAGGAGCGCGAGACCGAGCTCGACCGGGTCAAGGGCCTGGCCGTGGAGCGGGTCGGCGCGCAGTTCGAGGGGCGCGAGAAGGAGATCGGCGGCGCGCTCAAGGCGCTGACCAAGAAGCTCATCCGCCAGCGCGTGCTGCGCGACAAGGTCCGTATCGACGGCCGTGGCCTCACCGACATCCGGACGCTCTCGGCCGAGGTCGAGATCCTGCCCCGGGTGCACGGTTCGGCGCTGTTCGAGCGCGGCGAGACCCAGATCCTGGGCGTCACCACGCTGAACATGCTCCGCATGGAGCAGCAGCTGGACACGCTGGCGCCGGAGACGCGCAAGCGGTACATGCACAACTACAACTTCCCGCCGTACTCGACCGGTGAGACCGGCCGGGTGGGCTCGCCGAAGCGTCGCGAGATCGGCCACGGCGCGCTCGCCGAGCGGGCGCTCGTGCCGGTGCTGCCGAGCCGCGAGGAGTTCCCCTACGCGATCCGGCAGGTCTCCGAGGCGCTGGGCTCGAACGGCTCCACCTCGATGGGGTCGGTCTGCGCCTCGACGATGTCGCTGCTCAACGCCGGTGTCCCGCTGAAGGCGCCGGTCGCGGGCATCGCGATGGGCCTGATCAGCGACACGGTGGACGGCAAGACCGAGTACGTCGCGCTGACCGACATCCTCGGAGCCGAGGACGCCTACGGCGACATGGACTTCAAGGTCGCCGGCACCAAGGAGTTCGTCACCGCGCTCCAGCTCGACACCAAGCTCGACGGCATCCCGTCCGAGGTGCTCGCGGGTGCGCTCACCCAGGCCAAGGACGCCCGCCTGACGATCCTCGAGGTCATGGGCGAGGCGATCGACGGTCCGGACGAGATGAGCCCGTTCGCGCCGCGCGTCACCACGGTGACGATCCCGGTCGACAAGATCGGCGCGGTCATCGGCCCCAAGGGCCAGATGATCAACTCGATCCAGGACGACACCGGCGCCGACATCACGATCGAGGACGACGGCACGATCTACGTCGGCGCCTCGGACGGTCCGTCGGCGCAGGCGGCGGTCGACCGGATCAACGCGATCGCGAACCCGACCATGCCGAAGGTCGGCGAGCGGTACCTGGGCACGGTCGTCAAGACCGCCGCCTTCGGTGCGTTCGTCTCGCTGGTCCCCGGCAAGGACGGTCTGGTCCACATCTCGAAGCTCGGCAACGGGAAGCGGATCGGCAAGGTCGAGGACGTCGTCAAGGTCGGCGACAAGCTCCAGGTCGAGATCACCGACATCGACGCCCGCGGCAAGATCAGCCTGGTGCCGGTCAAGGACGAGGCCGCACCGGCGGCGCAGTCGGCCGAGACCGCGGAATCCGCCCCCGCTGAGACGCCTGCGTGA
- a CDS encoding DUF448 domain-containing protein encodes MVRRTRPAPSPHDRFPTRTCVGCRQRAAATELLRVVAVERGETRVTIPDPARRLPGRGAWLHPDPACFVLAERRRAFGRALRVPGVIDAEAVGEYVTQLKTGLGNLPGPTDEK; translated from the coding sequence GTGGTTCGCCGCACCCGTCCGGCGCCGTCCCCGCATGACCGCTTCCCAACGCGGACTTGCGTGGGATGTCGGCAGCGAGCGGCAGCCACTGAGCTGCTACGCGTCGTCGCGGTCGAACGTGGGGAAACCCGCGTCACGATTCCCGATCCGGCGCGTCGGCTGCCGGGAAGGGGCGCTTGGCTGCACCCCGACCCAGCGTGTTTCGTACTAGCGGAACGGCGCCGCGCTTTCGGGCGTGCGCTCCGGGTCCCCGGTGTCATCGACGCCGAGGCCGTCGGTGAGTATGTGACACAGCTCAAGACGGGACTGGGCAACCTGCCCGGACCCACGGACGAAAAGTAG
- a CDS encoding DHH family phosphoesterase gives MTDSRSASTPPVPPAGGAISEDAWAHVLGRLSDTGRTIVLACHINPDGDALGSMLATALGLRQLGIRVQASFSNPFRLPQALAQLAGLELLVRPEEVSPSPDVLVTFDTGSVDRLGDLAPLVAAATEVIVVDHHVTNSGFGTFNLIDPQAAATAVVVEELLTRLGVRLDAAIAECLYVGLSTDTASFRGAATSPSTHELAARLLATGIRPDEISRRLYDARPMRSLHLLADVLARVVLEPDVAGGAGLSWSYVTQDDLERHGLGMEWVEGVVDMIRGAEESTLAMMAKQSVPGEWSISLRSRGSIDVGALSVRLGGGGHRLAAGFTGRGPLEDVVASVRAALDDVPVAVRS, from the coding sequence GTGACCGACAGCCGGAGCGCGTCGACCCCGCCGGTGCCGCCGGCGGGCGGGGCGATCTCCGAGGACGCGTGGGCGCACGTGCTCGGCCGGCTGAGCGATACCGGCCGCACCATCGTGCTGGCCTGCCACATCAACCCCGACGGGGACGCGCTGGGCAGCATGCTCGCCACCGCGCTGGGGCTGCGTCAGCTCGGCATCCGGGTCCAGGCGTCGTTCAGCAACCCGTTCCGGCTGCCGCAGGCGCTGGCCCAGCTCGCCGGCCTCGAGCTCCTGGTCCGCCCGGAAGAGGTCTCGCCGAGTCCGGACGTGCTCGTCACGTTCGACACCGGCAGCGTCGACCGGCTGGGTGATCTGGCTCCGCTGGTGGCCGCGGCCACCGAGGTGATCGTCGTCGACCACCACGTCACCAACAGCGGGTTCGGCACGTTCAACCTGATCGACCCGCAGGCGGCGGCCACCGCCGTCGTCGTGGAGGAGTTGCTGACCCGGCTCGGCGTGCGGCTCGACGCCGCGATCGCCGAGTGCCTCTACGTCGGCCTCTCCACCGACACCGCCTCGTTCCGGGGCGCCGCGACGTCGCCGTCGACGCACGAGCTGGCGGCGCGCCTGCTGGCGACCGGCATCCGGCCCGACGAGATCAGCCGGCGCCTCTACGACGCCCGCCCGATGCGCTCGCTGCACCTGCTCGCCGACGTGCTCGCCCGGGTCGTGCTCGAACCGGACGTCGCCGGGGGAGCCGGCTTGAGCTGGTCCTACGTCACCCAGGACGACCTCGAGCGGCACGGTCTGGGCATGGAGTGGGTCGAGGGCGTGGTGGACATGATCCGCGGCGCCGAGGAGAGCACGCTCGCGATGATGGCGAAGCAGTCCGTGCCCGGCGAATGGTCGATCTCGCTGCGTTCGCGCGGCTCGATCGACGTCGGCGCGCTGTCGGTCCGGCTGGGCGGTGGCGGCCACCGGCTCGCCGCGGGCTTCACCGGCCGGGGGCCGCTCGAGGACGTCGTCGCGTCGGTACGGGCGGCGCTCGACGACGTTCCGGTCGCGGTGAGGAGCTGA
- the truB gene encoding tRNA pseudouridine(55) synthase TruB, protein MSAHSGLVVVDKPAGMTSHDVVGRMRRIAGTRKIGHAGTLDPMATGVLVLGVERATKLLGHLTLTAKTYVATIRLGYATVTDDAEGDRLDGSSASAVTTAQVSAGIADLTGVIDQVPSSVSAVKVAGRRAYDRVRSGEEVELKSRRVTVSRFDLLADRRPEPDLLDLDVIVDCSSGTYIRALARDLGRALGTGGHLTALRRTRVGPFTLTQARTLDQLAEQEDPVTLDLDSAVDAAFPRRDVDAPTATVLGHGGRLSATGLTGPYGVFGPDGRVVALVVESDGAARPEVVLRPSG, encoded by the coding sequence CTGAGCGCGCACAGCGGGCTCGTCGTCGTCGACAAGCCCGCCGGGATGACCTCGCACGACGTCGTCGGGCGCATGCGCCGGATCGCGGGCACCCGCAAGATCGGGCACGCCGGCACGCTCGACCCGATGGCCACCGGCGTGCTCGTGCTCGGCGTCGAACGGGCCACCAAGCTGCTCGGGCACCTGACGCTGACCGCGAAGACCTACGTCGCGACGATCCGGCTCGGGTACGCGACCGTGACCGACGACGCCGAAGGCGACCGGCTCGACGGGTCGTCCGCCTCCGCCGTGACGACGGCGCAGGTCAGCGCCGGGATCGCCGACCTGACCGGGGTGATCGACCAGGTGCCCTCCTCGGTCTCGGCCGTGAAGGTCGCCGGGCGCCGCGCCTACGACCGGGTGCGCTCCGGCGAGGAGGTCGAGCTGAAGTCGCGGCGGGTGACCGTCTCGCGGTTCGACCTGCTCGCCGATCGCCGGCCGGAGCCCGACCTGCTCGACCTCGACGTGATCGTCGATTGCTCCTCGGGTACCTACATCCGGGCGCTCGCCCGCGACCTCGGCCGGGCGCTGGGCACCGGCGGCCACCTGACCGCGCTGCGCCGCACCCGGGTCGGTCCGTTCACGCTCACCCAGGCGCGGACGCTGGATCAGCTCGCCGAACAAGAGGATCCGGTCACACTCGACCTCGACTCGGCGGTGGACGCGGCGTTCCCGCGCCGGGACGTCGACGCGCCCACCGCGACCGTGCTCGGCCACGGCGGTCGCCTGTCGGCAACCGGTCTGACCGGCCCGTACGGTGTGTTCGGGCCGGACGGCCGGGTGGTGGCGCTCGTCGTCGAATCCGACGGCGCGGCCCGCCCGGAAGTGGTGCTGCGCCCCTCGGGCTGA